A window from Streptomyces sp. NBC_00271 encodes these proteins:
- a CDS encoding RNA polymerase sigma-70 factor, whose protein sequence is MYLKSSPITSDLDEAVSAFVQHRARLFGIAYRVLGSVVEAEDVVQEVWLRWQKTDRSVVVSPVAFLSSATTRLAINVAQSARVRRETYIGPWLPEPVDTSLDPEVGAQRAEALELALLLVLEKLSPTERAAYVLREAFDYSYPEIAGILQLSVVNVRQIVSRSRKRLSGEPRASVDAVEHRRLLDAFVSAARTGDVASLEAVLTPDIVSLSDGNGLRGAARVPVVGRARVANLATATPRFWREADLGLVQANGRTSVMMYRDGSPTAILTIAASREGIRKVMWVFNPSKIAAFLDSRARCATVPGLASAHG, encoded by the coding sequence ATGTATCTCAAGTCGTCCCCTATCACGAGTGACCTTGACGAGGCTGTTTCTGCCTTTGTGCAGCACCGGGCGCGCCTCTTCGGGATCGCCTACCGTGTGCTCGGCAGTGTGGTCGAGGCTGAGGACGTGGTCCAGGAGGTGTGGCTGCGTTGGCAGAAGACCGACCGCTCCGTTGTGGTGAGCCCGGTGGCCTTCCTGTCGAGCGCGACGACCCGCTTGGCCATCAACGTGGCGCAGTCGGCGAGGGTGCGTCGGGAGACCTACATCGGGCCGTGGTTGCCCGAGCCTGTCGACACCAGTTTGGACCCGGAGGTGGGCGCGCAGCGGGCGGAGGCTTTGGAGTTGGCCCTGTTGCTGGTACTGGAGAAGCTGAGTCCCACTGAACGGGCCGCGTACGTCCTGCGCGAGGCGTTCGACTACTCCTATCCGGAGATTGCTGGGATCCTGCAGCTCAGCGTCGTCAACGTGCGCCAGATCGTGAGTCGTTCCCGCAAGCGTCTGTCGGGCGAGCCGCGGGCGAGTGTGGACGCGGTGGAGCATCGACGCCTGCTGGATGCCTTCGTCTCAGCGGCTCGCACCGGGGATGTGGCCTCGTTGGAAGCCGTCCTCACCCCTGACATCGTCAGCCTGTCCGACGGCAACGGTCTCCGAGGCGCCGCCCGTGTACCTGTGGTGGGCCGTGCGCGTGTGGCCAACCTGGCGACCGCCACTCCGCGGTTCTGGCGGGAGGCGGACCTGGGACTGGTCCAGGCCAATGGCCGTACGAGCGTGATGATGTACCGCGACGGCTCTCCCACCGCGATCCTGACGATCGCCGCTTCGAGGGAAGGCATACGCAAGGTGATGTGGGTGTTCAACCCGAGCAAGATCGCCGCATTTCTGGACTCCCGTGCCCGCTGCGCAACTGTTCCCGGTCTTGCATCGGCCCATGGGTGA